A section of the Cuniculiplasma divulgatum genome encodes:
- a CDS encoding thiolase family protein, with protein MSKEIGKAYIVDAIRTPIGKRNGSLKEIHPVDLLGNLLKGEVKRIGVLPESYDDFIVGCVTQAGDQGFNIARNAWLSAGMPESVPGTTIDRQCGSSLQAVSFAAQAVISRTEDLIMAGGVESMSRVPMGSTINSTGNPITLGLAMRYGLDKEWFSQAYGAELIAKKYGFHRDELDEFSYMSHVKAAASRDMIAQELMPVQADVTGDGEIVTILDHDEGVRANPDLEKMKSLPPAFRGLTLITAGNSSQISDGASISAIASEEAVEKYNLKPRAEILSMGAVGVDPVTMLTGPIPVTKKVLSRSGLDISEIDLFEVNEAFAPVVMAWQEEFDVPLDRLNVLGGAIAMGHPLGATGTRVLSTMINALEIKNKRTGLIAICEGGGMANGMVVKRL; from the coding sequence ATGAGTAAAGAGATCGGAAAGGCATATATTGTGGACGCCATCAGGACGCCAATCGGGAAGAGAAATGGATCACTGAAGGAAATCCACCCGGTGGATCTTCTTGGGAATCTCCTGAAGGGAGAGGTGAAAAGGATTGGCGTACTTCCGGAGTCGTACGATGACTTTATTGTGGGATGCGTCACGCAGGCCGGCGATCAGGGCTTCAATATTGCAAGGAACGCATGGCTCTCTGCAGGAATGCCTGAATCTGTGCCAGGAACCACCATAGACAGACAGTGCGGATCCAGTCTCCAGGCAGTCTCATTCGCTGCTCAGGCGGTGATTTCAAGAACTGAAGACCTCATAATGGCTGGAGGCGTAGAATCAATGTCACGTGTTCCCATGGGGAGCACTATTAACAGCACCGGAAATCCAATAACACTTGGTCTAGCAATGCGATACGGACTGGATAAGGAATGGTTCAGCCAGGCTTATGGCGCGGAACTTATTGCGAAGAAGTATGGATTCCACCGAGATGAGCTGGATGAATTCAGTTACATGAGCCACGTCAAGGCTGCCGCCTCCAGAGACATGATTGCGCAGGAACTCATGCCGGTGCAGGCTGACGTCACGGGCGATGGTGAGATTGTCACAATTCTTGATCATGATGAAGGTGTCAGGGCCAATCCGGACCTGGAAAAGATGAAATCCCTTCCCCCAGCATTCCGTGGCCTGACGCTCATAACTGCAGGGAACTCCAGCCAGATTTCAGATGGCGCAAGCATCTCAGCTATTGCGTCGGAGGAAGCTGTGGAGAAATACAACCTGAAGCCCCGTGCGGAGATCTTGTCCATGGGGGCAGTTGGTGTTGATCCTGTCACAATGCTAACAGGACCAATTCCGGTGACAAAGAAAGTGCTTTCAAGGTCAGGATTGGATATATCAGAAATTGACCTGTTCGAGGTCAACGAAGCATTTGCACCTGTTGTTATGGCCTGGCAGGAAGAATTCGATGTTCCACTGGACCGTCTGAATGTACTGGGTGGGGCAATTGCTATGGGCCATCCCCTTGGTGCAACAGGCACAAGGGTGCTCTCAACAATGATCAATGCGCTGGAAATAAAAAACAAGAGAACCGGTTTGATTGCCATATGTGAGGGTGGAGGGATGGCAAACGGGATGGTTGTAAAAAGATTGTGA
- the ftcD gene encoding glutamate formimidoyltransferase, translating into MSLVECVPNFSEGRDRKIVDEIVAAIAAVPTVRILDSEMDENHNRSVVTFLSDGSRAVEAAFQGIKRAAELIDLNHHSGEHPRFGASDVIPFIPVSGVTMKECIEMARELGKRVGEELKIPVYLYGEAAAVESRRSLENIRSKSFQYEQLKEAIGEEKWKPDFGLAKVGSAGASIIGARDFLIAYNVNLNTTDMEKGKKIASALRARDGGFTFVKALAFFLDDKNMVQISMNLTNFRKTPIYRAYEMVKLEASRYGITVAESEIIGLTPLDAITGTASFYLQLSGFSRKQILETKMWGE; encoded by the coding sequence ATGAGCCTTGTTGAGTGCGTCCCAAACTTCAGCGAAGGGCGTGACAGGAAGATAGTTGATGAAATAGTGGCGGCAATCGCCGCCGTACCAACCGTAAGAATACTGGATTCCGAGATGGATGAGAACCACAACAGGTCAGTGGTGACATTCCTCAGCGACGGATCAAGGGCTGTTGAGGCGGCGTTCCAGGGGATCAAGAGAGCCGCCGAACTCATAGACCTGAACCATCATTCGGGCGAGCACCCCAGATTTGGTGCATCAGATGTTATACCTTTTATCCCTGTCTCAGGGGTAACCATGAAGGAATGTATTGAAATGGCAAGGGAGCTCGGGAAAAGGGTTGGCGAGGAACTCAAGATCCCAGTTTACCTCTATGGGGAGGCGGCCGCTGTTGAATCCAGACGGAGCCTTGAGAACATAAGAAGCAAGAGTTTCCAGTATGAGCAGCTTAAGGAAGCCATAGGGGAGGAGAAGTGGAAGCCGGATTTCGGGCTAGCAAAGGTGGGCAGTGCGGGAGCCAGCATAATCGGTGCCAGGGATTTCCTAATAGCGTACAACGTTAACCTTAACACAACGGACATGGAGAAGGGAAAGAAAATAGCCAGTGCCCTCAGGGCCAGGGACGGCGGTTTCACATTTGTGAAAGCTCTTGCTTTTTTCCTTGATGACAAGAACATGGTGCAGATATCCATGAATCTTACAAATTTCAGGAAAACACCCATCTACAGGGCGTATGAAATGGTGAAACTTGAAGCCTCAAGATATGGAATCACGGTGGCTGAATCCGAGATCATAGGGCTCACGCCGCTTGATGCCATAACAGGAACCGCCAGCTTCTATCTGCAGTTGAGCGGGTTCAGCAGAAAGCAGATTCTGGAAACAAAGATGTGGGGTGAATAA
- a CDS encoding adenosylcobalamin-dependent ribonucleoside-diphosphate reductase, with the protein MITLPAIGVGEMISEHEYKIKRIDKRDGTEVDFDVTKISRAIYKAMLSVKAGSMKEADEVADKVVREVEKETLRPTVEQIQDKVEQVLMASSKKGNRYNDVAKAYILYREKRRTIREEKERIGVKDDLKLSINAVKTLEARYLLKDEDGKIVETPSQMFRRVANHVGIVNLLYDYRTFQKTGKLPKNGRIIGSLATTQMEVLERAFGHLSQEGQISGTFQEFMEFVQTKPTSTPEIIDQYYNVMTRLEFVPNSPTLMNAGARLGQLSACFVLPVGDSIEEIFDALKYQAMIHKSGGGTGFSFSRLREKDDLVGSTKGVASGPVSFMKIFDTTTDVIKQGGKRRGANMGILRYDHPDIMEFIMSKDSENTILSNFNISVGMTDEFFEKLDADEYVDLRSPRSGKIVSRIKARSMWDTIINKAWQTADPGLIFLDEINRKNPVRHIADIEATNPCGEQPLMPYEPCNLGSINLGKFVKDGSVDWDHLREVIRISTKFLDDVIDANKFPVEKIEKMARTTRKIGLGYMGFADLLALLGIPYNSGDGLEMGERVMSFLEKESHAESHDLAEERGVFPGWYGSTHEKEGITMRNSTTTTIAPTGTISIIANCSSSIEPLFAIAFVRHVLNGQELMEVNPIFEQMLKDRNLYSEDLMHEVAVTGNLHNIALPDDIKRVFVTAHEIDPEWHVLMQATFQRYCDSGVSKTINLPSTATPEDIAKAYLMAHELHCKGITVYRDRSKTEQVLYSGTQAAKKARKPDPKKPEAEKQTIELMTKVPDKYLKLEATFDPACPTGKCDK; encoded by the coding sequence ATGATAACGTTACCCGCAATAGGAGTTGGAGAAATGATTTCAGAGCATGAGTATAAGATAAAGAGAATAGACAAAAGAGACGGTACAGAGGTCGACTTTGACGTTACAAAGATTTCAAGGGCGATCTATAAGGCCATGCTCTCAGTGAAGGCAGGTTCCATGAAGGAAGCTGACGAGGTTGCTGATAAAGTTGTCAGGGAAGTTGAGAAGGAGACGCTGAGACCCACAGTCGAGCAGATCCAGGACAAGGTGGAACAGGTCCTGATGGCTTCCTCCAAGAAGGGCAACCGCTATAACGATGTTGCAAAGGCCTACATCCTTTACAGGGAAAAGAGAAGGACAATAAGGGAAGAAAAGGAGAGAATTGGGGTAAAGGATGACCTTAAGCTCTCAATAAATGCAGTTAAGACCCTTGAGGCAAGGTATCTGCTCAAGGATGAGGATGGGAAGATCGTTGAGACTCCGAGCCAGATGTTCAGGCGTGTGGCTAACCATGTTGGCATAGTGAATCTCCTTTATGATTACAGGACGTTCCAGAAGACAGGAAAACTCCCCAAGAACGGCAGGATTATAGGAAGCCTGGCAACCACGCAGATGGAGGTGCTTGAGAGGGCGTTTGGCCACCTCAGCCAGGAGGGACAGATCTCAGGCACATTCCAGGAATTCATGGAGTTTGTTCAGACAAAGCCTACTTCCACCCCGGAGATAATTGATCAGTACTACAACGTCATGACAAGGCTGGAATTCGTTCCAAATTCACCCACCCTGATGAATGCCGGGGCAAGGCTTGGACAGCTTTCAGCCTGCTTCGTTCTCCCTGTTGGTGACAGCATAGAGGAGATTTTTGATGCCCTGAAGTACCAGGCGATGATACACAAATCTGGCGGAGGTACAGGTTTCTCATTCTCACGACTCAGGGAGAAGGACGATCTTGTTGGATCAACCAAGGGGGTTGCATCCGGTCCTGTGTCGTTCATGAAGATATTCGACACAACCACGGATGTGATAAAGCAGGGTGGCAAGAGAAGAGGTGCGAACATGGGTATACTCAGATACGACCACCCCGATATAATGGAGTTCATAATGAGCAAGGACTCTGAAAACACCATACTGAGCAATTTCAACATATCTGTGGGCATGACCGATGAGTTCTTTGAGAAACTTGACGCTGATGAGTATGTGGACCTCAGGAGCCCCAGGAGCGGAAAAATAGTGAGCCGCATCAAGGCCAGGAGCATGTGGGACACCATAATAAACAAGGCATGGCAGACGGCAGACCCCGGACTGATATTCCTGGATGAGATAAACAGGAAGAACCCGGTAAGGCACATAGCCGACATTGAGGCAACCAATCCATGTGGGGAACAGCCGCTCATGCCCTATGAACCGTGCAACCTTGGTTCCATAAATCTTGGAAAGTTCGTGAAGGATGGTTCTGTGGACTGGGATCATTTGAGGGAGGTCATAAGGATTTCAACAAAATTCCTTGATGATGTCATTGACGCCAATAAGTTCCCTGTTGAAAAAATAGAGAAGATGGCCAGGACTACCAGGAAGATAGGACTGGGATACATGGGATTCGCAGACCTGCTTGCTCTGCTTGGAATACCATACAACAGCGGTGATGGCCTGGAGATGGGTGAAAGAGTCATGAGCTTCCTTGAGAAAGAATCCCATGCCGAATCCCACGATCTGGCTGAGGAACGCGGGGTTTTCCCTGGCTGGTACGGTTCCACGCATGAAAAGGAGGGAATCACCATGAGGAACTCCACCACAACAACCATTGCGCCAACCGGAACAATCTCCATAATTGCAAACTGTTCCTCTTCCATTGAGCCGCTGTTCGCAATTGCCTTTGTCAGGCATGTCCTGAACGGCCAGGAGCTCATGGAGGTGAATCCAATATTTGAGCAGATGCTCAAGGACAGGAACCTGTATTCCGAGGATCTCATGCATGAGGTTGCAGTCACGGGAAATCTCCACAATATTGCCCTTCCCGATGACATCAAGAGAGTGTTCGTCACGGCACATGAGATAGACCCGGAATGGCATGTGCTCATGCAGGCAACATTCCAGAGATACTGCGATTCAGGCGTTTCAAAGACCATAAACCTGCCGTCCACGGCCACGCCAGAGGACATCGCCAAGGCTTACCTGATGGCACACGAACTTCACTGCAAGGGAATAACGGTATACAGGGACAGGAGCAAGACGGAGCAGGTTCTCTACTCCGGAACGCAGGCTGCAAAGAAAGCCAGGAAGCCTGATCCCAAGAAGCCTGAGGCAGAGAAGCAGACCATAGAACTCATGACAAAGGTGCCTGACAAATACCTGAAGCTTGAGGCAACATTTGACCCTGCCTGCCCCACCGGAAAATGTGACAAGTAA